The following are encoded in a window of Vicugna pacos chromosome 28, VicPac4, whole genome shotgun sequence genomic DNA:
- the MRPL19 gene encoding large ribosomal subunit protein bL19m — MAASMARVGRPAAGLGGSFRAARALLPAPSSVACGALAGPGCRRVTGPSHPGAFQPPPKPVIVDKRRAQRPERRFLSPEFIPPRGRTNPLKFQIERKDMLERRKILHIPEFYVGSILRVTTADPYASGKTNQFLGICIQRSGTGLGATFILRNTIEGQGVEICFELYNPRIQEIQVVKLERRLDDSLLYLRDALPEYSTFDMNMKPVAQEPSQEVPVNQLKVKMKPKPWSKRWERPKFNIKGISFDLCLTEEQMKEAQKWNQPWLEFDMMREYDTSKIEAAIWNEVEASKNS; from the exons ATGGCGGCCTCCATGGCGAGGGTCGGCCGGCCTGCAGCAGGCCTGGGCGGAAGCTTTCGAGCCGCCAGGGCCCTGCTCCCCGCGCCATCGTCTGTCGCTTGCG GGGCCCTCGCGGGGCCGGGCTGCCGGCGAGTCACCGGACCTTCGCATCCCGGCGCCTTCCAGCCGCCGCCGAAACCGGTCATTGTGGACAAGCGCCGCGCCCAGCGTCCGGAGAGAAG GTTCTTGAGTCCTGAATTCATTCCTCCAAGGGGAAGAACAAATCCTCTGAAatttcaaatagaaagaaaagatatgttagaaaggagaaaaatactcCACATTCCAGAGTTCTATGTTG GGAGCATTCTTCGTGTCACTACTGCTGACCCATATGCCAGTGGAAAAACCAACCAGTTTCTGGGGATTTGCATCCAGAGATCAGGAACAGGACTTGGAGCTACTTTTATTCTTAGGAATACTATTGAAGGGCAGG GTGTTGAGATTTGCTTTGAACTTTATAATCCTCGAATCCAGGAGATCCAAGTGGTCAAATTAGAGAGACGGCTGGATGACAGCTTGCTGTACTTGCGAGATGCCCTTCCTGAATACAGCACTTTTGATATGAATATGAAACCAGTAGCACAAGAACCTAGCCAAGAAGTCCCTGTTAATCAG CTGAAAGTGAAAATGAAGCCTAAGCCCTGGTCCAAACGCTGGGAACGTCCAAAATTTAATATTAAGGGGATAAGTTTTGACCTTTGTTTAACTGAAGAGCAAATGAAAGAAGCCCAGAAGTGGAATCAGCCATGGCTTGAGTTTGATATGATGAGGGAATATGACACTTCCAAAATTGAAGCTGCAATATGGAATGAAGTTGAAGCATCGAAAAATTCCTGA